AAACTGGAATATCAATGATATTCCAAGATCCAACCGCCGCCCTCAATCCGGTTTTTACCATCGGACAACAGCTTTATGATGTGGTGCAACATTCCCAGTCAAGCGATGATGGCCAATCTCGCCTTTCTGCCCATGAAGTCTCGATACGAGCACTCCAGGACGTTTCTCTCCCTGATCCAAAACGCATATTAGACAATTATCCTTTGCAATTAAGTGGGGGCATGCGGCAACGAGTCTGCATTGCCCTTGCCATCGCCAGGGCCAAACAGTTACTCATAGCTGATGAGCCGGGAACCTCTTTAGATGTGACTATTCAAGATCAGATTTTAAGATTGCTCAATCAAATTGCCGCTGAAAAACAAATGGCGATCATTTTAATTTCTCATTCTCTGGGTGTGATTCGTGAATGGACCAATCGGGTTTATGTTATGTATGCCGGATCAATCGTTGAAGAATCAACAACTGAAGAGTTATTTTCCCATCCCCTCCATCCTTATACTCAAGCATTAATGGATTGTGTCCCCAAATTAACCGGCGGAGGAACCGCCGAGGGGATTCCCGGAAGAATTCCCGATTATTTTAATCCGCCTACTGGTTGTCGTTTTCATCCTCGTTGTCCTCATGCTTTTGCTTTGTGCTCTGAAAAAAAACCCGCCCTATATCATGTCAACGACACTCATCAGGTAGCATGTTATCTCTACCAGGAGGTAAACCAGTGAACGCAGTACTTGAAGTAAAAAAACTTAAAAAATATTTCTCGACTTCCAAAGGAGTTGTAAAAGCAGTCAATGATGTCAGTTTTTCTATTACACCGGGTGAAACTCTCGGACTAGTTGGAGAATCGGGTTCGGGAAAGAGTACGGTTGCTTATACCGTTATGGGACTCTATCAACCAAGTGGTGGTCAGATTCTTTTCCAAGGGCAAGATGTTGCTATCTCTCACCACAAAAGAAAACGAATATTAAAAAAAGAACTACAAATCGTTTTCCAGGACCCGGGATCTTCGCTTAATCCAAGACAAACCATAGAAAACATCTTAGCCCTGCCCATTCGTCTTCACGATAGGGATTATAAAAAAGGGATAGCTGAAAAAGTGCAAGAAATATTGTCCTTAGTAGAACTTCCCGTCGAGTATATGGAAAAATATCCTCGTTCTCTTGGGGGTGGTGAAAAACAGATGGTGGCTATTGCTAGGGCTCTTGCAACCAATCCTTCACTCATTGTTTTAGATGAACCAACCTCAGCTCTGGATGTATCAATTCAGGCAAAAATTATCCATAAACTCATTGAAATCCAACAAGAAAAAAACTTGGGATACCTATTCATTACCCATGATTTAAGCTTAATGAGAAATATTGCCCACCGTGTCGCTATCATGTACCTGGGTCGTATAGTTGAAACAGCACCGGCTCAACAGTTTTTTGAAACTCCTTATCATCCTTATACCCGAATGCTGATATCCTCGATTCCGGTTGTCTCCTCAGAAGAAGA
The sequence above is a segment of the Candidatus Atribacteria bacterium ADurb.Bin276 genome. Coding sequences within it:
- the oppD_4 gene encoding Oligopeptide transport ATP-binding protein OppD — translated: MSQLILDIKNLTVNFRVYGGYLKVLNEVNFSVVQGEKVGLVGETGCGKTTTMKTVMGILPQPPGKIAQGEIFFQGKNVLTMKKSEIEKMRQTGISMIFQDPTAALNPVFTIGQQLYDVVQHSQSSDDGQSRLSAHEVSIRALQDVSLPDPKRILDNYPLQLSGGMRQRVCIALAIARAKQLLIADEPGTSLDVTIQDQILRLLNQIAAEKQMAIILISHSLGVIREWTNRVYVMYAGSIVEESTTEELFSHPLHPYTQALMDCVPKLTGGGTAEGIPGRIPDYFNPPTGCRFHPRCPHAFALCSEKKPALYHVNDTHQVACYLYQEVNQ
- the oppF_5 gene encoding Oligopeptide transport ATP-binding protein OppF encodes the protein MNAVLEVKKLKKYFSTSKGVVKAVNDVSFSITPGETLGLVGESGSGKSTVAYTVMGLYQPSGGQILFQGQDVAISHHKRKRILKKELQIVFQDPGSSLNPRQTIENILALPIRLHDRDYKKGIAEKVQEILSLVELPVEYMEKYPRSLGGGEKQMVAIARALATNPSLIVLDEPTSALDVSIQAKIIHKLIEIQQEKNLGYLFITHDLSLMRNIAHRVAIMYLGRIVETAPAQQFFETPYHPYTRMLISSIPVVSSEEEKLKPGKIPSMGEIPSPVNIPAGCVFHPRCVNRMPICDQEEPIDFEIKPGHWVKCHLWSPNK